One Nostoc sp. UHCC 0302 DNA window includes the following coding sequences:
- a CDS encoding AIPR family protein, with translation MPKTWNIKIDKYFQASPHCLIATAHVDTFPTDLPLEPNIREPNRKSATYKQIFDSLTTQPELFFSRHGGIVLSASQVKPNKNKTQLELEIEEVSEGGSDGIINGGHTVLAFEQAKNYKCDLSKARVKVTIHIGLGEEEAKDIALASNTTSPVDSRSKVNALGDYKFIKQYLAHLEREQNRKFRIAYYQNQSGAPKNGQCNVNHLFKLLNCLDRNKYNPDGRTRTKHPPVSKTPSVITDKERERFTTLLPLLSQGLWIEQRLYEIIQEHITSPRRKGVNDLASIDTRKTILLPDSKYSFGFGAPAELALPIVAAYRVFLDKDYKWILPFDEFAEDFLQHLWNNYFRKYLISEKIAGNTVGAKICRNHEIWESLYVSAQSYLNGRLVKMVNSSKREELTLTPN, from the coding sequence ATGCCTAAGACTTGGAATATTAAGATAGATAAATATTTTCAAGCCAGCCCCCATTGCCTGATAGCGACTGCTCATGTAGACACATTCCCAACAGACTTACCGTTAGAACCCAACATCCGAGAACCCAACCGCAAAAGCGCAACGTATAAGCAAATCTTTGACTCGTTGACGACACAACCCGAATTATTCTTTTCCCGTCACGGTGGAATTGTGCTGTCAGCCTCGCAAGTTAAGCCCAATAAGAACAAGACCCAACTGGAGCTAGAGATAGAGGAAGTATCAGAAGGGGGAAGCGATGGCATTATCAACGGAGGTCATACAGTTTTAGCTTTTGAGCAAGCGAAAAATTACAAATGTGACCTAAGTAAAGCAAGAGTAAAAGTTACGATTCATATAGGGCTAGGTGAAGAAGAAGCAAAAGACATTGCCCTGGCATCAAATACAACGTCCCCTGTAGATTCCCGTTCCAAAGTCAACGCTCTAGGTGACTACAAATTTATCAAGCAGTACTTAGCTCATTTGGAGCGAGAGCAAAATAGAAAATTCCGCATCGCCTATTACCAGAATCAAAGCGGCGCTCCCAAAAATGGGCAATGTAATGTTAACCATTTATTTAAGCTGCTTAACTGCTTAGATAGAAACAAATACAACCCGGATGGTAGAACAAGAACCAAACACCCGCCAGTCAGTAAAACCCCTTCTGTGATTACAGACAAAGAGCGAGAGAGGTTCACAACTTTACTGCCACTCCTTTCCCAAGGGCTATGGATAGAGCAAAGGCTATACGAAATTATCCAAGAACACATCACAAGCCCAAGAAGAAAAGGTGTCAATGACCTAGCTTCAATTGATACTAGAAAAACTATCCTGCTACCAGACAGCAAGTACTCATTTGGTTTTGGAGCGCCAGCAGAACTAGCGTTGCCGATAGTTGCGGCGTATCGGGTATTCCTAGACAAAGACTACAAATGGATTCTCCCGTTTGATGAGTTCGCAGAAGATTTTCTGCAACATCTGTGGAACAATTATTTCCGCAAGTATTTAATCTCAGAAAAAATAGCAGGTAATACAGTCGGGGCGAAAATCTGCCGCAATCATGAAATTTGGGAAAGTCTCTATGTCTCTGCACAAAGCTATCTCAATGGGCGGTTGGTCAAAATGGTTAACTCTAGCAAGCGTGAAGAATTAACACTAACGCCTAACTAA